From Sphingobium sp. B2D3C:
AATGGGCCGGTCGCCCGGTGTCAGGTTTCTGTTGTCAGCGCGGGCGCGGATTGGCCAGTGCGGAGAGAACGCCGCGCAGGGTGCGCACTTCGAGGCTGTTCCAGCCGGGCTTGGTGAGCACGCCGCGCAGGGTGCGCCGTGTCGCCGGGGCGCGATCGGGCGGGTAGAAATAGCCGGCTTGCTCCAGCATGCCATCGAGCTGGGCGATCATGCCCTCCAGCTCTTCCTGCGGAGCGGGGGGCAGCAGGTCGGTGTGGGTCGGCTGGCTGAGCGCCGCCTGCTTGGACCATTCATAGGCGCACAGGATGACGGCCTGCGCGAGGTTGAGCGAGCCGAACTCCGGGTTGATCGGCACCGTGAGGATGGCCCGGGCAAGCGCGACATCGTCGGTTTCCAGCCCGGAACGCTCCGGGCCAAAGACGATGGCACTGCGCCCCTGCGCAAGGTGGATATCCCGCGCGGCTTCTTCCGGCGTTACGACCGGCTTGGTCACGCCGCGCTTTCGCACGGTGGTGGCATAGACATGCGGACAGTCCGCGACGGCATCGGCCAGCGTCTCGAACACCTGCGCGTTGGCCAGAACCTCGTCCGCGCCCGCGGCTGCGGGGCCTGCCGCCGGATTGGGCCAACCATCGCGCGGGGTAACCAGCCGCATCTCGGTCAGCCCAAAATTGAGCATCGCCCGTGCCGCCTTGCCGATGTTCTCACCGAGTTGAGGGCGGACGAGGACGATGACGGGGCGTGGGGTGTCATGCCCTTGTACTTGCTCACTTTCCTCCGTTCGCCCTGAGCGAAGTCGAAGGGCCGAGCTGAGCGCAGGCGAGGCAGGAGCGCTGACGGAAGGAAATGCGGCTGTTTCTTCCCCGTTCGTCCTGAGTTGCTGCTGAGCCTGTCGAAGCGGCGTATCGAAGGACTTGCGCGCCGCTTCCTTGAGGGCCGCAAAATCTCCCGCGATCAGCGCTTCCTTCTTCTTGCGTGACCAGCCCTTGATCTGTTGCTCCGCACTCAATGCTTCCTCGCGCGTTCCGAACGATTCCGACCACGAAAGAGCGACTGGCAAGCGCGTTGCTGTGTAGCCGACAATTGATCCAGACTCATGCTGGGCAATGCGCAGGTCCAGATTGTCCGTATGGCCGGCATAATAGCTGCCATCCGCGCACTTCAGCAGATAGGTGTAGAAGCTCATGGCAAGGCCCTTCGATACGCCACTTCGACAGGCTCAGTGACTACTCAGGGCGAACGGGGTGAGGGCGACGTGGTGCCTCACTCCCGGCCAACCTCACGGATCGACCCAGCGAAGGACTCAAAATCCTTCGCCTCGGTAAAGTCGCGATAGACGCTGGCGAAACGGATATAGGCGACGCTGTCGAGGCCCTTGAGGCCTTCCATGGCCAGTTCGCCGATGCGGGCGGCCGGGACTTCCGTCTCGCCGCTGGTTTCGAGCTGGCGCTGGATGCCGGAGACCAGCCGCTCGATGCGCACCGTGTCGATTGCCCGTTTGCGGCAGGCGATTTCGATGGAGCGCGCGAGCTTGTCCCGGTCGAAGGGCTCGCTGGTGCCGTTCGATTTCGCGACGGCGATGTCGCGCAGCTGGATGCGCTCGAAGGTGGTGAAGCGCGCGCCGCAGCCTTCGCACTGGCGGCGGCGGCGGATCGCGGCGCCGTCCTCGGTGGGACGGCTGTCCTTCACCTGGCTGTCTTCATGGGCGCAATAAGGACAGCGCATTTAGCGGCGAATCCTCTGCCAGAAGGCGATACCGGCGCCGGCCACGAGGCCGAGCGGCAGCGAGACCACCGGCAGGACCAGCCCGGCCACCGCGCCAATCGCGGCACCTGTCAGCACTGGCTTGGTGGAGGGATGGGCAAGCCCCTGCTTGGCCATGCCGGTGGCTTCCGCCTTGGCGCGCTGGGCGATATCGTCGGGCTTGCTCATCGGTCGCGGTCCTTGCTCAGTAGATCGGGAAGGCGGCGGTGAGGGCCTTCACCTTCTCGCGCACATGCGCCTCGATCTGGCCATCGCCTTCATCGCCATTGCGACGCAGGCCCTCGACCACTTCGGCGATCCAGCCGCCGATCTGGCGGAACTCCGCCTCGCGGAAGCCGCGCGTCGTGCCCGCCGGCGTGCCGAGGCGCAGGCCGGAGGTGACGAAGGGGCTCGCCGTGTCGAACGGCACGCTGTTCTTGTTGCAGGTGATATAGGCGCGATCCAGCGCCTTCTCGGCGGCCTTGCCGGTCGTGTTGCGCGAGCGCAGGTCGATCAGCATCAGGTGATTGTCCGTGCCGCCCGAGACGACGGCCACGCCGGCATCAGCGAGACTGGCGGCCAGCGCCTTGGCATTGGCGACGATCTGGTGGGCGTAGGCCTTGAATTCCGGCTGCAGCGCCTCGGCGAAGGCGACGGCCTTGGCGGCGATGACATGCACCAGCGGACCGCCCTGCAGACCGGGGAACACAGCCGAGTTGAACTTCTTGGCGAGCGCCTCGTCATTGGTGAGGATGATGCCCGAGCGCGGGCCGCGCAGCGACTTGTGCGTCGTCGTCGTCACGACATGGGCGTGCGGGAAGGGCGAGGGATGCGCGCCACCAGCGACGAGGCCGGAGAAGTGCGACATGTCGACCAGCAGATAGGCGCCCACTTCATCGGCAATCGCCCGGAAGGCCGCGAAGTCCCACACGCGCGGATAGGCCGTGGCGCCCGCGATGATCAGCTTGGGCTTGTGCTCGCGGGCCTTGGCGATCACCTCGTCCATGTCGAGCAGCTGATCTTCCTTGCGCACGCCGTAGGACACGCAGTTGAACCACTTGCCGGACATATTGACCGGCGAGCCGTGGGTGAGGTGGCCACCCGCCGAGAGATCGAGGCCCATGAAGGTGTCGCCCGGCTGGAGCAGCGCGAGGAACACTGCCTGGTTCATCTGGCTGCCGCTATTGGGCTGCACGTTGGCGAAGTCGCAACCGAAGAGCTTCTTGGCGCGCTCGATGGCGAGGTTCTCCACCACGTCGGCCCACTCGCAGCCGCCATAATAACGCTTGCCGGGATAGCCCTCGGCATATTTGTTGGTGAACACGCTGCCGGTCGCTTCCAGCACCGCCTTGCTGACGATGTTCTCGGAGGCGATCAGCTCGATCTTGTCCTGCTGGCGCTTGAGCTCGCCCTGAATGGCGGCGAAAACCTCCGGATCGGCGTCCGCAAGGCCGGTCGAGAAAAAGCCCTGAGCGCGGACGGCGGGCTGGTTGTCGAGATCGGC
This genomic window contains:
- a CDS encoding TrmJ/YjtD family RNA methyltransferase, which translates into the protein MSFYTYLLKCADGSYYAGHTDNLDLRIAQHESGSIVGYTATRLPVALSWSESFGTREEALSAEQQIKGWSRKKKEALIAGDFAALKEAARKSFDTPLRQAQQQLRTNGEETAAFPSVSAPASPALSSALRLRSGRTEESEQVQGHDTPRPVIVLVRPQLGENIGKAARAMLNFGLTEMRLVTPRDGWPNPAAGPAAAGADEVLANAQVFETLADAVADCPHVYATTVRKRGVTKPVVTPEEAARDIHLAQGRSAIVFGPERSGLETDDVALARAILTVPINPEFGSLNLAQAVILCAYEWSKQAALSQPTHTDLLPPAPQEELEGMIAQLDGMLEQAGYFYPPDRAPATRRTLRGVLTKPGWNSLEVRTLRGVLSALANPRPR
- the nrdR gene encoding transcriptional regulator NrdR — translated: MRCPYCAHEDSQVKDSRPTEDGAAIRRRRQCEGCGARFTTFERIQLRDIAVAKSNGTSEPFDRDKLARSIEIACRKRAIDTVRIERLVSGIQRQLETSGETEVPAARIGELAMEGLKGLDSVAYIRFASVYRDFTEAKDFESFAGSIREVGRE
- the glyA gene encoding serine hydroxymethyltransferase, with the protein product MTASPAAADLDNQPAVRAQGFFSTGLADADPEVFAAIQGELKRQQDKIELIASENIVSKAVLEATGSVFTNKYAEGYPGKRYYGGCEWADVVENLAIERAKKLFGCDFANVQPNSGSQMNQAVFLALLQPGDTFMGLDLSAGGHLTHGSPVNMSGKWFNCVSYGVRKEDQLLDMDEVIAKAREHKPKLIIAGATAYPRVWDFAAFRAIADEVGAYLLVDMSHFSGLVAGGAHPSPFPHAHVVTTTTHKSLRGPRSGIILTNDEALAKKFNSAVFPGLQGGPLVHVIAAKAVAFAEALQPEFKAYAHQIVANAKALAASLADAGVAVVSGGTDNHLMLIDLRSRNTTGKAAEKALDRAYITCNKNSVPFDTASPFVTSGLRLGTPAGTTRGFREAEFRQIGGWIAEVVEGLRRNGDEGDGQIEAHVREKVKALTAAFPIY